The Tolypothrix sp. NIES-4075 DNA window AAATCTTCTGCTATTTTTGATTTCATTATAATCTCCTTTTTTAAACGCAAAGTAACGCTGAGGGAAGCGCAGAGTAACGCAGAGAAAGACGAGAGAACTTTGCGAACCTTTGCGTTAACCTTTGCGTCCCTCTGCGTTTAATACTTTCTTGATTATAATCTCCTTTTTTAAACGCAAAGTAGCGCAGAGGAAAGCGCAGAGTAACGCAGAGAAAGACAAGAGAACTCTGCGAACCTTTGCGTTAACCTTTGCGCTCCTCTGCGTTTAATATTTTATTCACATAAGTTAAAAAAGCCAATGAGTTAAACTCGCTTTTTCCTCTCATATGATTAAATAGAGAGAGTTTACCCACAGACTCTTCTCCGATGAGATTTTCGTAAGGGTCTAATTTTAGATGGATATCTCTCGCTTTTTGATATCGGGAGAAGTGGAATAAAGTCAAATATTGCAAGATGTCGTTTTTTAATGAACCGTTGAAAATCAAACCTTTCCTAATGTCTTCATCATCAAGGATGCCTTTGTAAATATTTAATAACGTTGCATAGGAAATAACACCGTTGTAGTTTTTTTCCTCACCTGGAACCTCAACTCCATTAAATAAGTTAAAAAACACGACAGATTGCTTGCTGGGGTCATTGACTAAATTTGTCAGTTCTATCGTGTCTTGAATATATAATGAACTTGACTTGAGTTTGTCTGGAAGCTTAACCGCATAGTATTTATCAAAAAACATCGGATATATCTTGATGTCTTTGTGTTCTGCTTTTAAAGCCTTAATCACATCTCTTGACATGAAGAATAATCCGTCATCATCCTCAGTTTGTGTCATGTGCAATGTACTTGAATAAGGTGCTTTAGCTATATACAGAAAGTGTTTAAATCCCATTTTGGAAACTTTAGCTACTTCTTCAATGACAACGCTGGGATATGTAAACATTTGTTGGTTATCGTAGTTGTCTGAGAAAGTTTTGAGTAACTGCACTCTGACAGCATTATCTTGACGTCTAACTCCCATAATTTCTCCCATCAAATTGGAGATTTTTTGAGAACTATTCCATCTGCGATCGCTTTCTCTACTAGAAATTATCACAATCGCTAATTTATCCAGTTGCGGAGAGTCTGACGCATTGGTAAAGGTAAATTTTTTCGGCAAGACGGAGTATAATGAACTCAGAACGTTAGGAACTTTAAATTTACCTTTACTTTCCAAGTCTCTAATGTCAATTCCCTGTGCATTTGATCGGTGTTTCTCGTTGAGTAAATGAGATAATACACCAGACAAAGACACGATAAATTTTTCTATCGCTGCATCGTCTTGCTTGTTATTTAGATGCAATCTTAAAATCGGGATAAATAATATCTTCTGCTTTTCTAACAATACCCGCAAACTGATATAAGCAAGTAAGCAAAAGGTAAAGCGATAAACAAAAGCTTGGTGAGATTCTAGTTTATTACTTTCTAAACTGTAAGGAAATAATATCAGCTGACGCTGGACGAAATGTTGATTGTAAATCTCTTGGCATTTTTTATCTTTTAAAGGTGCAAAAAGTATAGGTAAAGCACGGATACCTGTTAAATCGTATTCCATCCCGAAACTTTCTCGGTCATCAGTAGCAAAAAAGTGAATGTCGCTGATTGTAATTTTCGCTGGAAGAGTACAAAGCGAATTTGTCTGTGCTTTCGCTTCCCCAATAGATATATACTTGAGAACTTCTTTGGGATTTCCTCTTAAGACAGGCTTAAAGAATGTATTGTTATTAAAGATATTGCTTTTATTGTCCTCAAGGATGCTTTTTTTCACAGAAATATGCAAGGGATACTCTCGCATTGGAAAGCTAGTCTTTCGCTTCAGGAGATTTTGCAGCAACCCTTTGAGACGATTGATTTTTCTTTTAACTTTAAATTTGGTGAAACCTTGCAGAATCTTCCGAAATAAATCTTGTTTCGCTACATCGTCAGAACCCTTCAAAATTGGTATTACTGATTGTTCAAATCCTGTAATTGGATTGTATTCTAATTCAGCATTCAGGTTATAATCATCTTTTTCTGGGTTATTGCGACTGGCAAACAAAAAATAGTACAAAAACGCTATTTTTAAAACTTTTCTCGCAAATGTTTCCTTCTTAGCATCTGCAATTCCCGCTTGATGTTCTTTACTCTCTGGATTCAGCAAATTCAGATGATATTCAAAGACATTTTTACCACCATACGCTTGCACTTTACCATCAAACTTCAGCTTCAGACCAAAGATAAATTGAATTTCTCCTCGGTTTTCATCTTTGGTTTCTCCCAAGTAACCTTCTATCTTGGGGATAATTGGCAATATTTCAAATGCTTCACCACGAGAAAACAAATCTCTATAATTAACTGAAGTACCTGCATAGTTAACTAAGTAATCACCATCAGCTTTGGTGGTATTGTTGATGTACTCCTCTATCAGCTTTAGTCGTCTAATCAGGTCTTGGAGATATATAGCACCTTCAGCATAAGCAGCGCTAGTACCGATATTAATATTCTCGTTTAGAAACTCTAAATAATTTATCTGTGCTTGTTTTTTAAGTTTTCCCAGAGTTTCCTGATTGACAATATCCCGCAAGCGGTAAAAGTCAGAATTAGTCTCTTTCTCTAAATCTTCGAGAATGTATTCAATATCTTCTTTTTCTCCGGCACTTGCACCAGCAAATTGCTCGTTGATATAATGCTCTAAACCTTGCTGTAACTGTCTGTTAAAATCACGGGTGTTTTGCACAGTGATAGTCAATTTGTGAACTTTCAAAAGTTCTTGATTACGAGACTTTTTCTCATCGAAACTTAATCGCTGTTTTTGTAACCCTTGATGCGGGAGAAAGGGATAAGTTAAGTCTAAACTAGCTTTATCACCTTGAAAATTCTGCAAATCTGTAACTAAGTTGCCTACAAACTGCTCAATTGAGGTACTATCTCCTAGTTCAGATTCTAATATCTGCTTCAGACAATCTCTTATTTGTTGAATTTGACTGGGAAAGTTTTCTTTAAAACCCGGACTAAAGTTAACTGTAGCAGCTTTGGCGCTGTTAGCAGAAACACCTAAAGGATTTTCTACCTGTTGATTGGCGACTTGAGCAGCTATGCTATCAATATCGATGCGTAAACGGTTGTTATCATCAGAGATTCTAAAGACTTTCTGACCACGCAAGCAATGTAAAATTTTTGATAATAAATCCGTATAATCTACGTAAATTAAATCGTCGCTTCCTGGTTGGATACTATTCACCCTGTTAACTCCTAACTTTTGGTGACTATTTAGTATTAGTCTTAATAGTCACCATCACGCTACCGAAATTCAACGTAGGAGCTAAACTAAAGCTGCTACTTGCTCTAACAATCCAGAAAACAACTTCAAACCATCGCTACCACCCAACATTGCGTCAGACGCTCTTTCTGGATGAGGCATCATGCCTAACACATTTCCTTGCTTATTGCAAATACCTGCAATATTATTTAACGAACCGTTAGGATTCTCACCTTCGTAACGAAAGACAACTTGATTGTTATCTTCAATTTCTGCCAAAGTGACATCATCAGCATGATATCTTCCTTCACCGTGAGCAATTGGTAAAGTGATAATTTCACTCTTTGTATAAGCTTGCGTCCAAGGTAAATCGGTACGCTCAACTTTTAGGGGAGAGCGATCGCATATAAAATGCAAATCTCGATTTCTCACCAACGCTCCCGGCAAAAGTCCGGCTTCAGTTAATACCTGAAATCCATTACAAATACCGATGACAAACTTACCTTTATTTGCATGTTCGATAACCTGCTGCATCACAGGTGAAAAACGAGCGATCGCTCCACAGCGCAGATAATCCCCGTAACTAAAGCCACCAGGGATAATGATCGCATCCAAATCAGAAATATCCGTATCTTGATGCCAAACCATGCGAGTAGGTTGCTTGAGAATGTCTCGTGTGACATAAGCAACATCGCGATCGCAATTAGAACCCGGAAAAACCAAAACGCCGAATTTAGTCATTTTTTATTGGGGAATGGGGAATTGGGAATTGGTAATTGGTAATTGGGCATTGGTAATTGCTAATAGAGAATGAGAAAAGTACATTCTCCATTACCCATTCTCCATTACCCATTACCCATTACCCATTACCCATTACCCATTACCCATCTCAAAAGACTCCCGTCTGTGATTCGACCTCAATCAAATCAAAGCGATAATTTTCAATCACGGGATTTGCTAATATTTGGTCACAGATGCGATCCAAATTTTGACGCGCTTTACGTTCATCAGGCTCAGTGATGGTTACTTCGATGTACTTGCCAATCCGCACAGAGTCAACGTTATCGTATCCCAACTGCTTTAGGCTAGATTGTACAGCCACACCAGCAGGGTCTAAGACTGAGGGACGAAGCGTCACAAAAATTTTAGCTAGATATTTCCTTTGCACGGGCGTTTGCTGAATGCTGCGATCGCTATACTATAACTTTCTGTTCCAACTGAGTGAAAATAAGATTACGAAGCCCTAACTTGTTGATTTATCTAATTAGCAAGTTTACAGCTTCAACTACAGCGGCAAATTTAAACAATAGTCTATGAGAGCCATACGCACCCGCAGTCAAGATCGTATCTTGAGCCTTCTGAAAAGCATCAAGCAAGGCATTTCCGCGCAGGATATTTACGTAGAACTGCGTAACCGCAACCAAAGCATGGGTTTAGCAACAGTTTACCGCTCTTTGGAAGCTTTAAAAATGGAAGGCATGGTACAGGTGCGGACATTGGCTAATGGTGAAGCCCTCTATAGCCTAGCGCAGCAAGACAAGCATCATATGACTTGCTTGCAATGCGGTATTTCAATTCCAATTAATCAATGCCCAGTTCATGACCTAGAAGAACAATTGCAAGGCACTCATAAGTTTAAGATTTTTTACCACACTTTAGAGTTTTTTGGTTTGTGCAGTCAATGCCAAATGGCACAAGCTGCCGAGTAGGAGGAGGGGGAGAGTGGGGGATGGGGGGAGGGGGAGAAATTCTTTTTTGTTCTCCTTGTCCCCCTGCCCCCCTGCCCCCCTGCCCCCCTTGTCCCTATTTCCCAGGCATTTTGTCAAACAGGGGGTTGGAGTTACTACCATTGGCATCAGAGACAATGGAACGCATTCCCTCTAAAGTGGCTGGGATAGTACGCGGGTCCATAAACATCACCTTGCTGCTGTCGCTGCTACCAATTTTCGTACCCATTTCTAAATAATTCTGAGCGAGTAAAAACTGCAAAGCTTCTCGTGCATTTGGGTCACTTTTCAGGGTTTTGGTGATAATTTCCAGCGCTTCTGATGTTGCTTGTGCCTTCAGCACTTGTTGCTCGCGTTCTGCTTGCGCTTGTAGCACAATTGTCTTTTGTTGTGCCTCTGCTTGGAGAATTGTCGCTTTTTGACGGGCTTCCGCATCAAGGATTTGCGCCTCAGCTTTACCTCTAGCGCTATTGACGGCAGATTCCCGTTCGCCTTCGGAAGTTAAAATTGCTGCCCGTCTGCGTCGTTCCGCCGACATTTGCAATTCCATCGATTCGCGCACCGTTTGAGATGGTATAATATCGCGCAGTTCTACCCGCGTCACTTTCACTCCCCAAGGATCGGTGGCAATGTCCAAATCGTGCAACAACATCTCATTGATTTGAGTGCGAGCAGTAAAAGTTTTATCTAACTCCAACTGTCCCATTTCTGAGCGAATTTGGGTTAGCACCAAATTAACCATCGCCGACTGGAGATCTTCTACCTTGTACCAAGCTTTTTCCATATCGACGATGCGCCAGTAAACCACCGCATCCACCTCAATGCCAACGTTATCGCGCGTAATGCATTTTTGCGGAGGAATATCTAAGACTTTTTCGCGGATAGTTTCTTTATAAACGACTTTATCCAAGAAAGGTACAACAAAATTCAGCCCTGGTTCGAGTTTTTTGTTATAACTACCTAACCTTTCCACCAAAGCTTCATTGCCTTGATTGACTACTTTTACAGACCCTGCTACAGCTGAACCACCAAGCGCCAAAAATACCAATAGAAATAAGTTTTCTAACATATTGATTTGATTTCCCTAATTTCTGAGTAGAAGTGTCATGACTACTAATGCAAGAGGTTTTCTGGCATGACAATCAGAGTTGTGCCTTCGCGCCTCGTCACATAAACTGTTTGATGGGCTGCGACGCTGATTTGGTCATCGTCACACTTTGCCCGCCAAGAATTTCCTTCGTATAGTACCCGCCCTGTTTTTCCAGGTTGAATATCTGTTAAAGTTTCAGCTATGATTGCATCTCGAATTTTTGACTTACGTCGTGGCATTTGCACAAACCGACGGGAAAGCAGAACTAGCACTGTGGAAAGCAACAGCCAAACCACAATTTGCAACCATAAACCCAAAACCACTAAAGACAGCAACGCCACCACTAGGGCACTAATTCCCATCATGAAGGCAACAAAAGCTGATGGTAAGAACAGTTCCATTAAACATAGAACCGCTCCTGCCAAGAGCCAGATTAATGTAGTACTTGGCATAACGCCATCCTAAAAACTAAATCGCATTACTAACGAATGCATTTTTTAATTAGATACACTCAAGCCCTGCCTATTTCCAGAAAGCAAAACTTTTTATCTTACCCTATATCTTGATTACTTTTTTTAAAAGGCGGGACACCATACAACTGTATTTTAGGCAAATGGTTTTTGACAGCTAGATGTAATCGAAATTCACACGTCAATTTTTACCTTTAACTTATAGCTGCATGATTTCACAAGAGCGGATAATTTATTGCACAAATCCAGGCTGTACTAATCCTATTAATCCTATGGGTGATAGCAGATTGTGTGCAAATTGTCAAACTCCTTTAGTTTACCGTTATATTTGGGCAACTGGCGAACATCAAGCCATTCGACCGGGAGAACTAATAAAAGATAGATATGAGGTAATTACATCGCAAATTTGGCTGGATATTCAACCAGGACAACTGCCAGATATACCCGAAGAATTACCAAAAGCAATTATTCCTTATTTACGCTTATCGAGCGATCGCTTGCATCTGCCTCAAGTTTATGGGTTTGCAGGTGATACACTTTTACTGGAAAATGTGCCGATAGATGAAACTGGCAATTTATATCCAGCGTATGCCGACGTATGGGAACAAGCAACCCCAGTCCGACAAGTAAACTTTCTGTGGCAAATTATTCAACT harbors:
- a CDS encoding SPFH domain-containing protein, which gives rise to MLENLFLLVFLALGGSAVAGSVKVVNQGNEALVERLGSYNKKLEPGLNFVVPFLDKVVYKETIREKVLDIPPQKCITRDNVGIEVDAVVYWRIVDMEKAWYKVEDLQSAMVNLVLTQIRSEMGQLELDKTFTARTQINEMLLHDLDIATDPWGVKVTRVELRDIIPSQTVRESMELQMSAERRRRAAILTSEGERESAVNSARGKAEAQILDAEARQKATILQAEAQQKTIVLQAQAEREQQVLKAQATSEALEIITKTLKSDPNAREALQFLLAQNYLEMGTKIGSSDSSKVMFMDPRTIPATLEGMRSIVSDANGSNSNPLFDKMPGK
- the purS gene encoding phosphoribosylformylglycinamidine synthase subunit PurS, with the protein product MQRKYLAKIFVTLRPSVLDPAGVAVQSSLKQLGYDNVDSVRIGKYIEVTITEPDERKARQNLDRICDQILANPVIENYRFDLIEVESQTGVF
- a CDS encoding Fur family transcriptional regulator, whose amino-acid sequence is MRAIRTRSQDRILSLLKSIKQGISAQDIYVELRNRNQSMGLATVYRSLEALKMEGMVQVRTLANGEALYSLAQQDKHHMTCLQCGISIPINQCPVHDLEEQLQGTHKFKIFYHTLEFFGLCSQCQMAQAAE
- a CDS encoding NfeD family protein — protein: MPSTTLIWLLAGAVLCLMELFLPSAFVAFMMGISALVVALLSLVVLGLWLQIVVWLLLSTVLVLLSRRFVQMPRRKSKIRDAIIAETLTDIQPGKTGRVLYEGNSWRAKCDDDQISVAAHQTVYVTRREGTTLIVMPENLLH
- the purQ gene encoding phosphoribosylformylglycinamidine synthase subunit PurQ, with translation MTKFGVLVFPGSNCDRDVAYVTRDILKQPTRMVWHQDTDISDLDAIIIPGGFSYGDYLRCGAIARFSPVMQQVIEHANKGKFVIGICNGFQVLTEAGLLPGALVRNRDLHFICDRSPLKVERTDLPWTQAYTKSEIITLPIAHGEGRYHADDVTLAEIEDNNQVVFRYEGENPNGSLNNIAGICNKQGNVLGMMPHPERASDAMLGGSDGLKLFSGLLEQVAALV